Proteins encoded in a region of the Fusarium falciforme chromosome 6, complete sequence genome:
- a CDS encoding Isochorismatase domain-containing protein, which translates to MKVPSFLSVGLMATAALANKVSQNTFKYERLDKNDALLLVVDIQEGLYQIARDFDPTLYRDQALAHAALGEVFDLPVILTTSADQGPNGPLMREIIQKYPKAPFIQRQGEVNAWDNSEFRDAVRAANKSQIIMAGITTDVCTTFLALSLREEGYSVWANVEASGTNSALVRDVSNDRMARAGVQTVSLFSIVCDLMRDWRNTPGSKELIPWLDKYYPVWGWLARTHAAAVTNGTIVPGEDALIA; encoded by the exons ATGAAGGTTCCCTCTTTCCTCAGCGTTGGCCTGATGGCCACTGCTGCCCTCGCCAACAAGGTGTCCCAGAACACCTTCAAGTACGAGCGCCTTGACAAGAACGATGCT cttctcctcgttgtCGACATCCAGGAGGGTCTCTACCAGATCGCTCGGGACTTCGACCCTACCCTCTACCGCGATCAGGCCCTCGCCCACGCGGCTCTTGGTGAGGTCTTTGACCTTCCCGTCATCCTGACCACCTCTGCCGACCAGG GCCCCAACGGTCCTCTCATGCGCGAGATCATTCAGAAGTACCCCAAGGCTCCCTTCATCCAGCGCCAGGGTGAGGTCAACGCCTGGGACAACTCCGAGTTCCGCGACGCCGTTCGCGCCGCCAACAAGAGCCAGATTATCATGGCCGGTATCACCACCGATGTCTGCACCACCTTCCTGGCTCTCTCTCTCCGCGAGGAGGGCTACTCCGTCTGGGCCAACGTCGAGGCCTCCGGTACCAACTCTGCTCTCGTCCGTGACGTCTCCAACGACCGCATGGCCCGCGCCGGTGTCCAGACCGTCAGCCTCTTCTCTATCGTCTGCGACCTCATGCGCGACTGGCGCAACACCCCTGGCTCCAAGGAGCTCATCCCCTGGCTCGACAAGTACTACCCCGTCTGGGGCTGGCTCGCTCGCACCcacgctgctgctgtcacCAACGGCACCATCGTTCCCGGCGAGGATGCTCTCATCGCCTAA